DNA sequence from the Macrobrachium nipponense isolate FS-2020 chromosome 26, ASM1510439v2, whole genome shotgun sequence genome:
catatatttgtaagatgttttatgaaggacctcaaaataatgaacaactaatagattagtcccacatgtatagttattagttattatctctctctctctctctctctctctctctctctcctctctctctcctctctctctctctctctggttcgatattctctctccctctttctcttgctcgatatatatatacgtatttatattttctttcgtcttttcattaataatgatttttgttggaaaaatttgtgtaaaaattcatgatattaaattgtatatgctcccgtgttgttttcaaaatgtactgtttttctggaagaatcacttgtttactgcggtatccttcaaggtgtggctagcctatggtgactcctcctctctgtagaggaaaaatcgtccttatggctaatctggtagtgtcagtttgtatattaagccttctttgactatgtgttctttgtaaaatcagtatgcctcagtaaagggtccgaaggAGGCTGAAAGTACTCGACTATctcgcttctttttctttttttcctttgtggcaaaaaaacctttatatatatataccatatatatatatatatatatatatatatatataaatatatatatatatatattatatatatatatatatatatagatatataaatatatataatatatatatatagatatatatatatatctattatatatatatataaatatataggcagtccctgggttacgacgggggttttgttcttgagacgcgtcgtaagccaaaaattgtcgtaagccggaacatcgtaaaaaattttaagaaaaccttacttgtaatacTTTGGGTGCAtcgaaaactatgtaaactgcattcttattgcattttcatcaaaaaaacttaaaatattgattattttgcatttttggtgtcatatttcatctgccagatgagcgttgcaggcgtcgtaaccctggaaataatgtcctCATGAATATCATTGGAGAAGaagccttaacctcagaacgttgtACCCTGGGGACTgccttgtctatatatatatatatatatatattatatatatatatctataatatatatatctattatatctattatctatatatatatatatatatatatatatatatatctctatataataatatatatatatatatatatatatatatatacatatatatatatatatatatatatatatatatatatatatacatatatatatatacgtgtatatatatatatatatatatatatatataatatatatatttgtatatatctatataatatatatatatatatatatatctatatactatatatatatatatatatatatatatatatacatatatatatatatatatatatggaatctatatatatatatatatatatatatatatatatatatatatatatatatatatatatatatatatagatatatatatatatatatatatatatatatatattatatatatatatataccatatatatatatatatatatatatatatatatatatatatagataatatatatatatatatatatacatatatatatatatatatagatatagatataataaaaattttaaatagatacatatatatatatatatatatatatatatcttatatatgatatatatatatatatatatatatatatatatgtatataatatatactataatatatatctatatatatatatatatgtatatatattggtatatatatataatatatatattctatatatatatatatatatatatatatatatatatatatatatatatatatatatatatagataatatatatatctatatattatatatatgatatatatatatatatctatactatatagataatagatataataaatatagataaatatagatacgatatattttatccTCTATCagctatatttatctatatatatatatatcaatatatatataatatatatacaggccgTCCCCAGGTTTACGActttctgaggttaaggcgcctGGAACCGGGGCGTgaaaacccatggagcctttcaaatccaggaacgtcagtgaagcttttcctactacaccaccgcaagaggcctcTTGCGGTTGTGTAGTAAGtaaagcttacacacacacacaccacacacacatatatatatatatatatatatatatatatatatatatatatatatgtatatatatatatatataatatatagatatatacatatatatgcatatatatatatatatatatatctatatatatatatatatataatcatatatatatatatatatatatagatatgtacatatatatatatatatatatatatatatataatatatctatataataatatatatatatatatatatatatatatatattttttttattaaaaatatatatatatatatattatatatatataagtatagataatagatatataatagatatatatatattaatatatatatatatatatatatatatatatataatgtacatatctatatataatatatatatatatatatatatatatatatatatatatatatatgaataacttgatcacgaagtatataaaacgtgatgctatgtataaataaagttttttttcgccacgaaggaaaaaaatgaaaaaacgagttggccgagtactcggccaactcgttttttcatttttttccttcgtggcaaaaaaaaacctttattttatatatatatatatatatatatcgatatatatagttatacatatatacatatatatgtatatatctatatattatatatatatatatatatatatatatatatatatagtgtgtgcgtgtgtgtgtgtgtaagctttaCTTACTACACAACCGCAAgaggcctcttgcggtggtgtagtaggaaaagcttcactgacgttcctggatttgaaaggctccatgggttcacgCCCCGGTCCAGttgccttaacctcagaacgtcgtaacctggggactggctgtatatatatatatatatatatataatatatatatatatatatatatatatatatatatatatataatatatatatatatatatatatattatatctattaatcctatatatatatatatatatatatagttatatatatatatatatatatctatatataatatatatatatctagatatatatatatatatatatatatatatatatatatatatatatatctatatatatatatatatatatatatatatatatgctatatataatatatatataaatatataatatatatatatataaattatatatatatatatatataattatatatatatagataatatatatatatatatatatataatagatatagtatatatatatatttatatagattatatatatatatatatatatatatatatatatatattatatatatatatttatatatatatatatatgtgtgtgtgtgtgtgtgtgtgtgtgtgtgtggtgtgtgtgtgtgtggggtgtgtgtagCTTTTacttactacaccaccgcaagaggcctcttggggtggtgtagtaggaaaagcttcactgatgttccttgattgaaaggctccatgggttcacgcccccggtccaggcaagtccgtattatcgagaaaaaattccccttcggtttgagcatatatgaaaatatattaattccgaggtagagtgattagatattaaaggacattgtcgctcgatatatatatatggtatatatattatatatttttttatatatatatatatatatatatatatatttgtgtgtgtgtttgtgtgtgtgtgtgtgtacatgtacggtatgtacgtatgtacatgtatgtatgatgtatgtgtgtgtatatataatatatatatatatatatatattatatctatatatatatatatatatatatatatatatatatatatatatataatatatatatatatatatatatatcttatatgtggCCTTTGCCGATCAGAGTTTGATCTCACCCATGGGGTCATCCTTGCCAACGGAGCTTCATAGAACAGGGGTTTTAGTTTTAACCACATGGATgggcccttccccttccctcaccTCCGTCAGCTAGCCAACTAGATGGAATCCTCAGCCATATGACCCTAGATCATGTGACGCCCCTGCCATCATGTGAAGAACTTCCAATTCAATTTCGCTGCCATCGATGGAAAACAGGAGATTTCTTGACAGTCCAAAATCAAGGCAATTCTCTGCTCactgttgatgaaaaaaaaaaaaaaaaaaaaaagtaattcactCCTTTGCTATAGACTGGAAGCTTCCAATCTCTAGATTGTACGTTGGAATGCAGCGACTCCTGACGGTGTCCTTCGAGCTCTAAAGTCCCtctgccacactgggatcaaattattttgcatatgtaaaaaggcattgaacttacgggtttttacgccgcgccagaggttgccactgtagtatatgcaagtatttgatcccattatgcattgcataacccaataattttgcatatataaaaaggcattgaacttacgggtttttacaaacgcgccagaggttgccactgtagtatatgcaagtatttgatctATTTAGCATTGCATAGCCCATAATTTTGCTAtataaaggcattgaacttaacgggtttttacgccgcccagaggttgccactgtagtatatgcaagtatttgatccattTATGCATTTGCAATacccatatttgcatatataaaaggcattgaacttacaagggtttttacgccgcaccagaggttgccactgtagtatatgcaagtatttgatccaattatgcattgcataacccataagtttgcatatataaaaggcattgaacttacggggttttttttacgccgcgccaggaggttgccactgtagtatatgcaagtatttgatccattatgcattgcataacccataatttgcatatataaaaggcattgaacttacgggtttttacgccacgccagaggttgccactgtagtattTGCAAAGTATTTGATccatttatgcattgcataacccataatttgccatatataaaaggcattgaacttacgggtttttacgccacgccagaggttgcccacaGTAGTATATGGCAAAAAAAATCAGGGATGCCATTTACAATGCAGAACCCAATTCACCTATGAAGTAgtcggcatgaaacttacgggtttcttACGCCTTCCACCCATATGTTGATTGGGCATTGATACCCATTTCagagggtatcatgtggcaggTGGAGGGGCGCTCGATGGGCCCAGCAGCCGCTGTAGTCTCTCCATCGTGCAGAGATGTTTCCACAACTTGATCCAGGAGTGAATTCCATCACAAAACTGAGCAGCCTCTTCATCCCATCTTTCGAAGAGTTcgtcctttcttcttccttctgctGGCAAAGTACATCTTCCTAAAAGTGCCTGGTTCTCATGTGACGTAGTTGCCCTTGTAGAGATTGCTTACCATTGCAGCATCTCGCTCCAGTTTTCGGAGGTTAGCTGCAGATTCCATCCTGAGCTTCTGATGTATTTGTTCTCTACTTAGAGGCTTCGTCACTGAAGGAAGTTTAGCTGAGGCTTTTGAATGTTTCCTGTTGGCAGCTGAACGTCGTTGCGACGCTCTGAACTGGAGAATCCCTTCCTCGATGTCGTCCATTTGTCGGTAGAGGGCTTTGCAGTTGACCTGGGGCTTCCTCAGACATCGAGGTTTAGTCTGAGAACTTTCCTTTTCAACTTTCCTCTCTGATCCAGGCTGTTTTTTCGGCGCCATTTTGGTCAAATTCTTCTCTTTATAGGAAGTGTCTTTTGCCTTGCTAATCATATCAAGCCTTTTCATGTCCAAGAGTCCAATTTTCGTATCCTGGGCCAAGGCCTCTTCTTGGAGTTTTTCAAGTTCCAAGATGGCCTCCATCTTTTCAAACTCCATCGTCTCAAGTTCCTCCTTCATCTCAGCATGCTCAAATTCAAGTTGGACTACCTTCCTCGTCATTTCATTGATCTTTCCATTGGCCCTTTGTCCTACAATACTTTCGGTTCCTTTTGTCAAACCGAAGACCTCCTTCTGCTTCAGAGAGAGCTCATTCTCCAGGCGGAGGATCTCTCTATCCCTCTGGAGGTTGTGGGCTTTAACATCCTCCAACTCCCTCCTTTTGTCAGCTAATTCTTTCCTGCATAGTTCGAGCTGCTTCAAATTTTCTTGGGCCATCTTTTTCTCAACGGTAAGGACTTGCAATTTATTTTCCAAACCGTTCCTCTGGAAGATCAGATCCTCGCTTTCCTTCTGCAGACTTTCAATGCTATTCTGCTTCCTTCTATTATCTTCTCGCAGTTTCTTCAAGTCTTCATTTTTCTTGAgtagttcatttttcatttcggtTAGACTATTTTCCTTCTGCTGCAGATCTCGACGCAACGTCTCCTTTTCCATGTCGAGAACTGCGACCGTGTTTTCCAAAATGATGAGGGAGGAGTCTTTGTCCTCGTTCTCTCTTCTTAGCTTCTCTGTCTCCTGCGCCTTGAGCGCTATCTCTCTTCTGAGCTCTTCCATTTCGGCTGGCATTGAGAGGAGTTGCCTATCCTTCTCATGATTGAGACGTTCCAGTTCAGTTATATTGCGTGCCAGCTTCGTTCCTTCTTCAGTCAGGCCCTCTACCTTTTTACTTAGTTCGTCTGCTAATCGAACCTTCTCTTCGAGCTCTTCCTGAAGCGTCGAGATGATTGTGTTTATCTGGATTGCTCCCTGGGTCGTTTGGCTGGGTAAATGCGATGTCTCTTCACAAGCTGAACTAGAGACATCTTCACTAGGCGATTTTTCGTCTTCTTCACAGTCTTGCTCATCGTCATTCATATCGTCTTGCACATCTTCATTCATACTGTCGTCCATATCATCATTCAAATGCTTGTCCTCTTCAGTTATGGCCAGCGACGGACAGTTGTCCAGAGCCATAAAATCATTGAAGAAACGGACAATATCCATGCAGAATCCAAGAAGTATGAATACTTCAATGGACAGCACAACAAGATTGATATAGACAGCTTTCTCGCGGGGGAATCCGGCCGAGAAGGCAAAGCACAGGTTAAGCACGAATGAAAGCAAACTTAGAATCATCTTAGCTTGATGCAGACCAACTCTATTTGCTTTAACCCT
Encoded proteins:
- the LOC135199654 gene encoding trichohyalin-like — translated: MAPESWRVTHVSVLKSRVKANRVGLHQAKMILSLLSFVLNLCFAFSAGFPREKAVYINLVVLSIEVFILLGFCMDIVRFFNDFMALDNCPSLAITEEDKHLNDDMDDSMNEDVQDDMNDDEQDCEEDEKSPSEDVSSSACEETSHLPSQTTQGAIQINTIISTLQEELEEKVRLADELSKKVEGLTEEGTKLARNITELERLNHEKDRQLLSMPAEMEELRREIALKAQETEKLRRENEDKDSSLIILENTVAVLDMEKETLRRDLQQKENSLTEMKNELLKKNEDLKKLREDNRRKQNSIESLQKESEDLIFQRNGLENKLQVLTVEKKMAQENLKQLELCRKELADKRRELEDVKAHNLQRDREILRLENELSLKQKEVFGLTKGTESIVGQRANGKINEMTRKVVQLEFEHAEMKEELETMEFEKMEAILELEKLQEEALAQDTKIGLLDMKRLDMISKAKDTSYKEKNLTKMAPKKQPGSERKVEKESSQTKPRCLRKPQVNCKALYRQMDDIEEGILQFRASQRRSAANRKHSKASAKLPSVTKPLSREQIHQKLRMESAANLRKLERDAAMDVNKTDFPENRNKFIQVLGKYRNVIAVEGDKLGRTNVLQHKNLLDDGAKPFFIPNYRLPISQRPVVDLLIEEVKRDGSSDIFQGNSAPWQMHYPDLKKEQKNALQLPFVLVADLERMKVEQDKDPVIRQIVGQLLMDESLKPDFQLINEANMRLIIALVLIGLISSEVEIRKGALLNRHGKVKMTKDLGIDSINISTVLKRESKLREIQNSIKEILQCHVIIGKVEHEHR